The Victivallis lenta DNA segment CAGTTTTGCCTGCCATTCCGGTGTGGTCCGGTGTGAACTGTCCTGCCAGGACAATGCAATTATATTACCCTTGAGATTGCTGTTGAAGCGGTAGAGGGCAGCAGCCGGAGCATGATATGTACGATCTTTCGACCAAGCGTTCACAAGTGGAATCATTGTGTCACCCGGTTTCAAATTTGCAGTACCGAGATAGCGGGAGACACTTTTGGGAAAGAGATTGCCGCAATCGATGCCGGGAGCATTCTCCAGCAATGTTGTGCCGCGCGGCGCTTTCGGATTTGTCCACCATGCCTCCCAGGACAGATGAAGTTCACGGTAGAACTGATCCGGCATCGCGCGATGGGTGATTGTTCCATCGGGCATGCGGATTCGGTCGAAATAAAATGGAATTCCTCCTCCGGGAATGATCACGGTGCCGCCTTTCCGGAGATAAGTGACTAGCGATTTGACCTCTTTCGACGGAAAACCCTCGTTTGCGGGGAGAAGCAGCAGCGGTTCGCGGCATGGATCGAGTTTTGCGATTTCCGCTAGGGTAATGTACCGTACTTTTCTCTCCTCCCGGAAACAGCTTTGCAGTTCGAGATTCACACATTCAGTCGAATAGTGATATTCCGGATCGTCGATCAGAATGATCGGCAGTGACGGATCGTCGAGGGAAATTTTTTTGAGGGCGGCGGAAATCGTATCGGTATAATCAGGGGCAGGAGCGGTCGAGTACCCGGTTTCTGTCAGCCAGAGCTGTTTGCCGCCGTGTCCGTATTGTTTCATTTTTGCGCGGATGTCGCGCAGCAGAAAAGCGAATTCGGCTTCGGGATAATCCTGCCAGTAATATCGATGGATGTTCAGCACATCGAATGAGTCGGGTGGTGCGAGTTTCAGAAATTCTTCGACTTTATCCATGTCTGCCAGACCGCCGTTGGTGACGACTGCCTCGGGGGCCGCTGCCTTGATGCAATCGTAGCTCTCCTTTAAAATCTTCGCATATTCGGCATGTTTTCCGGAAAATTCGCCGAGGTCGGGTTCATTGATGACTTCCCAGCATGTGATACGGCCTTTGTAACGGTTGACCACTGCGGTCAGATACGTTTTCCATCGGTCCATATGAGCGGCGAGCGGCGTACCCCATTTCGGTTGGAATCCGCCGAGGATCGGCAGGAGGGCGATACCGTTTTTTTCCGCTGCTCCGACAATCGCATCCCAGCGGGAGAAATTCCATTCGCCCGGCTTTGGTTCGACCTGAGCCCAGTCCAGATCAGTGCGGTCGAAACCGATTCGCGCCTCTTTCATCATATGGAGTTCCTCCTGCATTTCAGGATACTCCCAGCGGTTCAGATGAGCGCAGGCGCCATAGGGGGAGTCAGTCACGCCGGGGTGTTCTGCTGCGAATGCGGTGAATCCGGCGGCGAGGAACAGGATTGCTGTCAGCTTTTTCAAGATTTTCTCCATTATCATCAGTTCACGGTTTTCGGGGCAAGGTTCTGTGTGTAGGTGACTTTGACTTTGAGCGCGGTATCGTGTAGTTGCTCCGCAGTCAACGAGGCGATGTGGCCGTCCGCGAAGGAGCAGTTCGCCCGATTTGCGTGCAGCGTGTGGATTCCCTTGCTGCCGTCGAGGTACTCTTGCGAGGACCAGTAGGCGATCTGTTTGCCGGAGGGCGATTCCGCTGAATCTGCGTAAATGATCATGCCGCTCGGCAGCTTCATGCCGCTCACCCGGTAACCGATGAACTCCGGGTTGGTTTGGATCACGATGAAATTCCCGAGCTCGTCCCTCCGGTTTTTCCAGGACTGGTCACCGTAACCTATGCCTCCTGTTCCGCCCGGACGCCACATACCGTAGTTGTTCCAGTCATTGTAGGTTTTGGAATTCGGATTGGACGGGCACAGAAAGCTCGTGTTGTTCGGCAGCAGTTTTGTCTGATTTCGCAGCATCCACATCCAGTATGCTGTCCAGCCGTTCTGTTGAGCGGTGAACACCATGAGATCCCGGTTGTCCAGGGCGTAGAACTGCTGCGCCTTCAGCAACTGACCGAGGTTGTTCTGGCATTTGGTACTTTGCGCTCTGGCGCGTGCCTGCTGAAGCGCCGGCAACAGCATGGATGCGAGGATTGCAATGATTGCGATAACGACTAGTAATTCTATTAAGGTGAACGGCTTGCGCATAATAATGGGTATGTGAAACGAAGCAGGAGTGCCGCCCGGCCAAAAAGTACGGTAGGCGCAGCATAGCGGAAGGGAACGGACTGCACGGTTCGGCGGCAGCCGAAGCGGGCGATGAGTTGGCCACCGCAGGCGGACAAGTAAGGACAAGGCCCTCCGCCGCGGGCGGTAAGGGCGCAACCCACAGGAAATGAAAGCCCGGCACAGAGTAAGAAATGGGGGTGCGGGGAAATGTATTTCCCCCCGCGAATCCCACGACAATGAAGACGGACGAGACCAGGAAGAGCAGACGGAACATTTCTGCCGCTAGAGGCCGAATAAATTCATTAACCAAAAGGAGTTACATTATGAAAAATCGCACACGGAAACATCACATATCCATTATTATGCGCAATTACGATTATATTGTGGCATATCACGAGGAGCTCGATCAGGGTGAAGCTCTTTTTTATGAATGGAATCTCCTTATTGATGAATGGTTTGGATGGTTTCTCGTTCGATCAGGCGGTACGGGTAGAGCCGGGTGCCGGGGGAGGGGAGCTTGCCGAGGATGATGTCGAGCGCATCGCGGCACTGCTGCAGATATTCGCCCGCGACGATGGTGCCGGCCGGATAGACCTGTTCCATGATGCTGCCGTCGTCTTCGCTGATGATGCTGAT contains these protein-coding regions:
- a CDS encoding type II secretion system protein; translation: MRKPFTLIELLVVIAIIAILASMLLPALQQARARAQSTKCQNNLGQLLKAQQFYALDNRDLMVFTAQQNGWTAYWMWMLRNQTKLLPNNTSFLCPSNPNSKTYNDWNNYGMWRPGGTGGIGYGDQSWKNRRDELGNFIVIQTNPEFIGYRVSGMKLPSGMIIYADSAESPSGKQIAYWSSQEYLDGSKGIHTLHANRANCSFADGHIASLTAEQLHDTALKVKVTYTQNLAPKTVN
- a CDS encoding beta-galactosidase, which gives rise to MKKLTAILFLAAGFTAFAAEHPGVTDSPYGACAHLNRWEYPEMQEELHMMKEARIGFDRTDLDWAQVEPKPGEWNFSRWDAIVGAAEKNGIALLPILGGFQPKWGTPLAAHMDRWKTYLTAVVNRYKGRITCWEVINEPDLGEFSGKHAEYAKILKESYDCIKAAAPEAVVTNGGLADMDKVEEFLKLAPPDSFDVLNIHRYYWQDYPEAEFAFLLRDIRAKMKQYGHGGKQLWLTETGYSTAPAPDYTDTISAALKKISLDDPSLPIILIDDPEYHYSTECVNLELQSCFREERKVRYITLAEIAKLDPCREPLLLLPANEGFPSKEVKSLVTYLRKGGTVIIPGGGIPFYFDRIRMPDGTITHRAMPDQFYRELHLSWEAWWTNPKAPRGTTLLENAPGIDCGNLFPKSVSRYLGTANLKPGDTMIPLVNAWSKDRTYHAPAAALYRFNSNLKGNIIALSWQDSSHRTTPEWQAKLLPRTFLIAFNSGAAKVFTYSFRSMEHSFPLGREGHFGILRADLTPKPAYTAYSTLTRMRPAGSVDLCLTEKNGIYIAVWKQPSGIPVTAVWTVSRPKDTSFKTTGQLISACDYLGRPVQVMTTGGNVRLTADSGIIYLKGVKPHF